The following coding sequences are from one Thermostaphylospora chromogena window:
- a CDS encoding HNH endonuclease has protein sequence MIPPDVFERVIKRALAIPRNADGCRETWDVFMINDAGQPEIRVNGTLYRVHRLVLQHKLGRPLVPGEVPHQICGNTECVEPDHLFARTVDEKY, from the coding sequence ATGATACCGCCCGATGTCTTTGAGCGTGTTATAAAGCGTGCACTCGCCATTCCGAGAAACGCCGACGGGTGCCGAGAAACATGGGACGTCTTCATGATCAACGACGCCGGCCAACCCGAAATACGTGTCAACGGGACCCTCTACCGAGTTCACCGCCTGGTCCTCCAACACAAGCTGGGACGACCTCTCGTGCCCGGCGAGGTCCCCCACCAAATCTGTGGCAATACGGAATGCGTCGAACCCGACCACCTGTTCGCCAGAACCGTGGACGAAAAATACTAG
- a CDS encoding helix-turn-helix domain-containing protein, giving the protein MANERLRAALLEKGVSVTELAEAIGVDPKTVERWITKGRALSRLSGRTTTTRSV; this is encoded by the coding sequence ATGGCGAACGAACGGCTGCGCGCGGCCCTGTTAGAGAAAGGCGTCAGCGTCACCGAACTGGCCGAAGCGATCGGGGTCGATCCCAAGACCGTCGAACGGTGGATCACCAAAGGGCGCGCGTTGTCCCGGCTGAGCGGCCGAACGACCACGACGCGCTCGGTGTGA
- a CDS encoding winged helix-turn-helix domain-containing protein, with the protein MVKHTGRPAYLQIADDLRAQIRGGSLAPGTPLPSTARLAEKYDASLSVVKMAVSLLRNEGLVIGQQGKGVFVRDPAEAASAAPAGGDLASEVAELRSAVQELSARLAKVEQQLATSTSPAGRRGSR; encoded by the coding sequence ATGGTCAAGCACACCGGGCGCCCCGCCTATCTCCAGATCGCCGACGATCTGCGCGCGCAGATCCGCGGCGGTTCTCTCGCGCCCGGAACTCCGCTGCCGTCCACCGCCCGGCTCGCCGAGAAGTACGACGCCTCGCTGTCGGTGGTGAAGATGGCGGTCAGCCTTCTGCGCAACGAGGGCCTGGTCATCGGCCAGCAGGGCAAGGGCGTGTTCGTCCGCGACCCCGCCGAGGCCGCTTCCGCCGCCCCCGCCGGCGGCGACCTGGCGAGCGAGGTCGCCGAGCTGCGCTCCGCCGTACAGGAGCTGTCGGCACGGCTGGCCAAGGTCGAACAGCAGCTGGCTACGTCCACATCGCCCGCCGGCCGACGCGGCAGCCGGTGA